In Amycolatopsis sp. FBCC-B4732, the genomic stretch CATCCTCCGGGCCGACGACGGGCAGATCTTCCTGGCCGGGCAGCGGATCGACCACCTCGGCGAGAAGAAGCGCAGCGAGCTGCGCCGCACCGAGTTCGGCTTCGTCTTCCAGTCGGGGATGCTGGTCGCAGAGCTCTCGGCCGAAGAGAACGTCGCCCTGCCGTCGCTGCTGGCCGGGCTCGGCCGCAAGGAGGCCATCGACGCCGGCCGCCTGTGGCTTTCGCGGCTCGGGCTGGCCGGCAAGGAGAAGCGCCGCCCCGGCGAGCTGTCCGGTGGCGAGGCCCAGCGCGTCGCGATCGCGCGGGCGCTGACGCACCGGCCGAAGGTGATCTTCGCCGACGAGCCGACCGGCGCGCTCGACACGCGCACCGGCCGCGAGACGATGGACGCCCTGCTCGGCGCCGCCCACGAGACGGGCGCCGCGGTGATCGTCGTGACGCACGACCGCGAGCTGGCCGAGTCGATGCCGAAGACCGTCGCCATCCGCGACGGCCTGATCGCGACGAGGCAGGCGGCGTGAACTCGCTCCAGATCGCCCTGCGGGTGCTGAAGGTCGACCGGCGGACCCGGACGTCGGCGATCCTCACCGCGATCGGGGTGGCCGTCGCGACCGGGCTGGTGCTGCTGCTGGCGACGCTGCCGTTCGCTACGCAGAACCGCGAGCAACGCGCCCTCTGGCAGGGCGAACACTTCTACAGCGGCCTCGCCGGGGACGCCCCGGCCAAGCTCCTCTTCAGCTCGTCGAAGGACTACTTCGACGGCAACCAGATCATCCGGGTCGACGTCGCGGTGGCGCCCGGCGCGACCGCCGCGGGCGTCCAGCTGCCGCCGGGCGTGCCCCAGCTGCCGGGACCGGGCGAGACCGTCGTGTCGCCGGCGCTCGGCCGGCTGCTGCAGGGGCACCCGGCCGACCAGCTCGGCGACCGGTTCGGCAAGCCCGTCGGTGCGCTCGGGGAGGACGGCCTCCGCTTCCCGGAGCAGCTCGTCGCGCTCGTCGGGCACACGCCGGACGCGATGCCGGTGCGCGCCGACCCCATCCCGGGCTTCCCCGGCGGGAAGGCGAGCGCGGATCCCCTCCTCATGCTGCTGTCCTGGGTCGGGATCATCGTGCTGCTGGTGCCGAGCCTGGTGCTGGTCGCGTCCTCGGCGCGGCTGACCGCGGCCCGGCGCGAACGGCGGCTCGCCGCGATCCGGCTGGCCGGCGCGACCCCGGGGCAGGTCACGAACATGGTGGCCGCCGAGACGACGTTGTCCGCGGGTATCGGCGCGGTGCTCGGCCTGCTGATCAGCCCGGCGCTGCACGGCCTCGCGTCGTTCGTGCCGTGGGGCGGCGGCACCTGGCTCGCCTCCGACTTCGCGCTGCCGGTCGGCCTGACGGTGTTCATCGTCCTGGCCATCCCGGTGCTCGTGGTGCTGGCCGGCATCCTCGGCCTGCGCCGCGTGCTGAAGAACCCGCTGTTCGCGACC encodes the following:
- a CDS encoding ABC transporter ATP-binding protein is translated as MDPNTPQWTGGPVLSGRGLVKRYGAQYALAGIDIDIQPRDAVAIVGPSGSGKTSLLHVLAGILRADDGQIFLAGQRIDHLGEKKRSELRRTEFGFVFQSGMLVAELSAEENVALPSLLAGLGRKEAIDAGRLWLSRLGLAGKEKRRPGELSGGEAQRVAIARALTHRPKVIFADEPTGALDTRTGRETMDALLGAAHETGAAVIVVTHDRELAESMPKTVAIRDGLIATRQAA